The Streptomyces sp. ALI-76-A nucleotide sequence CGTCTGCTCGGGAACCGTGCTGGGCATGGGGGATTCTCCTGGGGAAGGCCGGGACGTACGGCGTCCGTATCAGCGGTGCGGCGCGTCCCGGCGCGGAGGTCATCGCGTGGTCCGGTCCGGGGTCAGGTGCCCCGGACGGGGTCACACCGTGCCGACGAGCTCGTAACCCGCCTCGTCGACGGCGGCGCGGACGGTCTCTTCGTCGAGCGGGTCGGCGGAGGTGACGGTCACTTCACCCGTCTTGGCGTCCGCCTTGACCGAGGCGACGCCGTCCAGCGCGGACACTTCCTGCGAGACCGCGCCTTCGCAGTGGCCGCAGGTCATGCCGGTCACCTTGTAGACGGTCGTGACCCCACCGGACCGGGCGTCGGCCGTGGTGCCGGAGTCGGAGTTCTTCTGGTCGGTCATGGCTTCTTCCTCGGGTGTCGATGCGTGGGCTGCTTCCGGGAGGGAGTCGTCCCCGCCCTCCTGGCAAGGTCAACCATATACCCCCTCGGGGTATTCCTGAAGTGAGACTCCGGGGGAGAAGTCCCGTCCGGCCCGGAATCTCCCTGGCGGGCGTTCGTGTGGGGGGCGGGGTGGCGGCCGGCTGTGCGTCGCCTTGCCTGCGGGCCGGCGCCGCGTGCCGCGCACGATGGTCGCCCGCCCGACGGTCTCCCGCACGCTGCGGAAGGGCTGCCACGGCGCGGTACGTGACGCCGGCGAGCGCCATCAAACGATGGACCGGCTGGATTCCGAGGCAACCCGTAACCCGGCGTGCGGCCCGGGGTTGGTAGCGGTGGGGGCTTGGTGCCGACGGTGGTCGGTCCGATCCCCCGTGTCCGAATACCCGGCGATTTCGAGTGAAGGCCCGCGGGGGTGCGTATGTCGGGTCGGGCGAGGACGCGAGAGACCGCACGCCCTGGACAGCGGGAGAACGGGGAAAACCGTGGCCGTGACCGAGACTGTGCCCGGGGAGGCCGCGGTGGCCGAGACCGAGGAGGCCGCCGCCGCACCAGGTGTTGCCACCGCCTCTGTTCTTGGAGAGGGCGCCACCGCCGCACGTGGTGATGCCGCCGATGCTCATGAGGATGCCGCCACCACCACGGCCACGCCTGAAGCGGCCGGCAAGCCGGACGAGATCAGCAAGGCAGACGAGGTTGGCAAGGCGGACGAGGCCGGTAGCGCCTCCAAGGCCGGCGAGGCGTGTGCTGATGTGGGACGCACCGGTAGGGGTGCCGGGGCGTCCGCAGGCGTGCGTTCTGCGTACGAGGGAGATCTGAGGCGTCAGTCGGCGTGCGAGCCTGCGGCGCGCACCTACGCGCGTGCCCTGCCGATCGTCCCGGTGCGGGCACGCGGGCTGACCATCGAGGGCGCGGACGGCCGCCGTTACCTTGACTGCGTCTCGGGCGCGGGGACCCTGGCACTCGGGCACAACCACCCCGTTGTCCTGGAGGCGATCCGGAGAGTCCTCGAC carries:
- a CDS encoding heavy-metal-associated domain-containing protein: MTDQKNSDSGTTADARSGGVTTVYKVTGMTCGHCEGAVSQEVSALDGVASVKADAKTGEVTVTSADPLDEETVRAAVDEAGYELVGTV